In the genome of Xanthobacteraceae bacterium, one region contains:
- a CDS encoding lactoylglutathione lyase, with translation MRYLHTMLRVRDLDRALDFYVNKLGLKESFRIENEAGKFTLVFLAAPEDETLVADSRSAGRPAPLVELTYNWEGDEDMSEARYFGHLAYEVDDIYAACDRLMKAGVTINRPPRDGQMAFIRSPDRHSIELLQKGKALPKQEPWASMPNTGHW, from the coding sequence ATGCGCTACCTTCACACCATGCTTCGCGTCCGCGACCTCGACCGCGCGCTCGATTTCTACGTCAACAAGCTCGGCCTGAAGGAGTCGTTCCGTATCGAGAACGAGGCGGGCAAGTTCACGCTGGTTTTCCTTGCCGCCCCGGAGGACGAGACGCTGGTCGCAGACAGCCGGAGCGCCGGCCGCCCCGCACCGCTGGTCGAACTTACATATAACTGGGAGGGCGACGAGGACATGAGCGAGGCGCGCTATTTTGGCCACCTCGCCTACGAGGTCGACGACATCTACGCCGCCTGCGACAGGTTGATGAAGGCAGGCGTCACCATCAACCGCCCGCCCCGCGACGGCCAGATGGCCTTCATCCGCTCCCCGGACCGGCACTCGATCGAGTTGCTCCAGAAGGGAAAAGCCCTGCCCAAACAGGAACCCTGGGCCTCCATGCCCAATACAGGCCATTGGTAA
- a CDS encoding Sir2 family NAD-dependent protein deacetylase: MIAPDRKTAKARLSELVRNARRGVAFTGAGISTESGIPDFRSPGGLWTKNQPIPFDQFLASKDMRDEAWRRKFAMEDSFRAAKPGRGHRALAKLVGSGKFSSIITQNIDNLHQQSGVPADKVIELHGNGSYATCLDCGIRYELDWVKERFVAGNESAPDCADCGGPVKSATISFGQSMPEEPMRLAEIETKAADLFLAVGSSLVVWPAAGFPVMAKRNGAALVILNREETDLDDIADLVIRDDIGDVLEVFLDA, from the coding sequence ATGATCGCGCCCGACCGCAAAACTGCAAAAGCCCGCCTGTCGGAACTTGTACGCAACGCGCGCCGCGGCGTCGCCTTCACCGGGGCCGGGATTTCAACCGAGAGCGGTATTCCGGATTTCCGCTCGCCAGGCGGCCTCTGGACCAAGAACCAGCCGATTCCGTTCGACCAGTTTCTCGCAAGCAAAGACATGCGCGACGAGGCATGGCGCCGCAAATTTGCAATGGAGGATTCCTTCCGCGCCGCAAAACCCGGACGCGGGCATCGCGCGCTCGCAAAACTGGTAGGGAGCGGAAAGTTCTCGTCGATCATCACGCAGAATATCGACAACCTGCATCAGCAGTCCGGCGTTCCGGCGGACAAGGTGATCGAACTGCACGGCAACGGCAGTTATGCCACCTGTCTGGACTGTGGAATCCGCTACGAACTCGACTGGGTGAAGGAACGCTTTGTCGCAGGCAACGAATCCGCGCCCGATTGCGCCGATTGCGGAGGGCCGGTGAAGTCCGCGACCATCTCTTTCGGCCAGAGCATGCCGGAAGAACCGATGCGTTTGGCGGAAATTGAAACAAAAGCCGCCGATTTGTTCCTCGCGGTCGGCTCATCGCTGGTGGTTTGGCCTGCAGCGGGCTTTCCGGTCATGGCCAAGCGTAACGGCGCGGCACTGGTAATCCTCAACCGTGAGGAGACGGACCTCGATGACATCGCCGATCTGGTGATTCGGGACGACATCGGCGATGTACTGGAAGTGTTCCTCGACGCCTGA
- a CDS encoding 2Fe-2S iron-sulfur cluster binding domain-containing protein, which translates to MHILVTDFDGREHKLEALEGWRVMEIIRDWSLPIKAECGGAAACATCHVYVDPVWLARLAPPTPEETGRLDDAMAVRPNSRLSCQILMRAELDGLRVQLAPGSEANSKVLQNAG; encoded by the coding sequence ATGCACATTCTCGTCACCGATTTCGACGGCCGCGAACATAAACTCGAGGCGCTCGAAGGCTGGCGGGTAATGGAGATTATCCGAGACTGGAGCCTGCCTATCAAGGCGGAGTGCGGCGGGGCCGCCGCCTGCGCGACCTGTCATGTCTATGTCGACCCTGTATGGCTTGCGCGTCTTGCGCCGCCGACGCCCGAAGAGACCGGCCGGCTGGACGATGCGATGGCCGTACGCCCCAACTCCCGCCTCTCCTGCCAGATCTTGATGAGAGCGGAACTCGACGGGTTGCGCGTTCAACTTGCGCCGGGGTCGGAGGCCAATTCGAAAGTTTTGCAAAACGCCGGGTAG
- a CDS encoding phosphate starvation-inducible protein PsiF — protein MKYLYAALLAFAVVAVAPAADAQTTKTSPWKTYTKEQKAAKSKECSLLADQQGLKGKKRRSFRNKCKHSAN, from the coding sequence ATGAAATACCTGTACGCCGCATTGCTTGCGTTTGCCGTTGTCGCCGTCGCGCCCGCCGCCGATGCGCAGACCACCAAGACTTCGCCGTGGAAGACCTACACGAAGGAACAGAAGGCCGCGAAGTCGAAGGAATGTTCGCTGCTCGCCGACCAGCAAGGACTGAAAGGCAAGAAGCGCCGTTCGTTCCGCAACAAATGCAAGCACAGCGCGAACTGA
- a CDS encoding hemolysin III family protein: MTGDSIGRTFEHIAARLPSRGEIAADGIIHALAILAGLIGGGALIVLAAMNGSAVVIVAVAIYSAGLLLMFSCSFLYNMARKHRRRDLFRRLDHAGIFVMIAGTYTPFTLIMLPGALGITLLAIVWTLAVAGIVIKLFWPLKLERVSTLLYVGLGWIGIVALEPLLASDAFVALILLGVGGALYTIGVGFHHWERLPYQNAIWHGFVVAAAGSHYGAVFNLVI; the protein is encoded by the coding sequence GTGACCGGCGATTCAATCGGCAGGACTTTCGAGCATATCGCGGCCCGGCTGCCGAGCCGGGGCGAGATTGCGGCCGACGGCATCATCCATGCGCTCGCCATCCTCGCGGGCCTGATCGGCGGCGGCGCTCTGATCGTACTGGCCGCGATGAATGGCTCGGCGGTCGTCATCGTGGCGGTGGCGATCTACAGCGCCGGGCTATTGCTGATGTTTTCCTGTTCTTTCCTTTACAACATGGCGCGCAAGCATCGGCGGCGCGACTTGTTCCGGCGGCTCGATCATGCCGGCATCTTCGTGATGATCGCAGGAACTTACACGCCGTTTACGCTCATCATGCTGCCCGGCGCGTTGGGCATCACGCTGCTCGCGATCGTATGGACGCTGGCCGTGGCGGGCATCGTCATCAAGCTGTTCTGGCCGCTGAAGCTCGAGCGCGTTTCGACGCTGCTTTATGTAGGTCTCGGCTGGATAGGCATTGTCGCGCTGGAGCCATTGCTCGCGAGCGATGCTTTCGTCGCGCTGATCCTGCTCGGCGTCGGCGGCGCGCTGTATACCATCGGCGTCGGCTTCCATCATTGGGAGCGCCTGCCGTACCAGAACGCGATCTGGCACGGGTTTGTAGTAGCGGCCGCCGGTTCCCATTACGGCGCCGTATTCAATCTCGTCATTTAG
- a CDS encoding biotin transporter BioY has product MTPAQRALTIVIGNLLLILSAKIQIPFWPVPMTMQTMVVLLLGAFLGAKGAAAAVALYLFEGGLGAPVFAGSPERGVGLAYMQGPTAGYLYGFLIAALVVGWLAERGWTASFWKTVAAMTLGHVLIFIAGVAWLASLIGTQNAIAAGLTPFWMATAAKTAMAVAIVHAAARYRRA; this is encoded by the coding sequence ATGACCCCGGCCCAGCGGGCGCTGACCATCGTGATCGGCAATCTGCTGCTGATCCTCTCCGCCAAAATCCAGATCCCGTTCTGGCCCGTGCCGATGACCATGCAGACTATGGTCGTGTTGTTGCTCGGTGCGTTCCTCGGCGCGAAAGGGGCGGCGGCTGCCGTTGCGCTCTACCTGTTCGAAGGCGGCCTCGGCGCGCCGGTGTTCGCGGGCAGCCCGGAGCGCGGCGTTGGCCTCGCCTACATGCAGGGACCGACCGCGGGTTATCTCTACGGGTTTCTGATCGCGGCCCTCGTGGTGGGCTGGCTGGCGGAACGCGGCTGGACCGCTTCTTTCTGGAAAACCGTCGCGGCCATGACGCTTGGCCACGTTCTCATCTTTATTGCGGGCGTCGCCTGGCTCGCGAGCCTGATCGGAACGCAGAACGCGATTGCAGCCGGGTTGACCCCGTTCTGGATGGCGACTGCTGCAAAAACCGCCATGGCGGTGGCGATTGTCCATGCCGCTGCACGCTATCGCCGCGCCTGA
- a CDS encoding ferritin-like domain-containing protein, which yields MGLFSKDIKTMDDLFLHVVQDVYYAEQQILKSLPDMIELATNRDLSAGLRAHKDETEKQIGRLEEVFKALGKEPKGVNCPAIDGILKEAKELTGEVADKQVLDAAIIAAAQAVEHYEITRYGTLIAWANELGRDNVVRLLTTNLNEEKSADKKLTTVAESRGVNRKAAS from the coding sequence ATGGGTCTTTTCTCGAAAGATATCAAAACGATGGACGATCTGTTCCTGCATGTCGTGCAGGACGTTTATTATGCGGAGCAGCAAATTCTCAAATCACTGCCCGATATGATCGAGCTTGCGACGAACCGCGACCTGTCGGCCGGGTTGCGCGCACACAAGGACGAGACGGAAAAACAGATCGGCCGGCTCGAAGAAGTATTCAAGGCGCTCGGCAAGGAACCGAAGGGCGTCAACTGCCCCGCGATTGACGGTATCCTGAAGGAGGCCAAGGAGCTTACCGGAGAAGTGGCGGACAAGCAGGTGCTCGACGCGGCGATTATCGCGGCGGCGCAGGCGGTCGAACACTACGAAATAACGCGCTACGGCACGTTGATCGCATGGGCCAATGAGCTCGGACGGGACAATGTCGTGCGTCTCCTTACGACGAACCTGAACGAGGAGAAATCCGCAGACAAAAAGCTTACGACCGTCGCTGAGTCGCGCGGTGTAAACCGCAAGGCGGCGAGCTGA
- the recJ gene encoding single-stranded-DNA-specific exonuclease RecJ, giving the protein MTESRVFLGVERSVQGRVWRDRLDLRGTQAATAISQRHGIPELLARVVAGRGVTPDEVENFLDPTIRRLMPDPNVLTDMERAASRLADAVQHSEQIAIIGDYDVDGATSTALLVRTLRAAGSDPFFHIPDRIFEGYGPNVEAIRNIDARGASLLVTLDCGTTSAEALGEAGKLGLDVVVIDHHQAGETLPLASALVNPNREDDLSGLGFLCAAGVTFMTCVALVRELRKRGHWTGTRVEPDLLQLLDLVALGTVADVVPLKGLNRAFVTKGLISLRNRENHGLRALMDAAKLEGPPEAWHLGFLLGPRINAGGRIGDATLGTKLLTTNDPAEANAIALKLDALNRERQSIEKETLDAAEAEALAALGHDEQGAIVIASGEGWHPGVVGLVAARLKEKFSRPAFAIAMLGQQGTGSGRSIPGVDIGRVVRGAVEEGLLVKGGGHAMAAGLTVTRDKLGDLRAYLDAQLRGPVEKARHEDCLEIDAAITARGANGELYSMIERAGPYGSGNPEPVFALPAHTVAFADPVGQGHVRARLRSNDGGTISAIAFRAADRPLGQALLASRNRVMHVAGTLSINRWQGRETVEMRMLDAAPSDPLAAR; this is encoded by the coding sequence ATGACCGAATCCCGCGTCTTCCTCGGTGTCGAGCGTTCCGTGCAAGGCCGCGTATGGCGCGACCGGCTGGACCTGCGGGGTACGCAAGCCGCAACCGCGATCAGCCAGCGCCACGGCATTCCGGAATTGCTGGCGCGCGTGGTCGCGGGGCGCGGTGTTACGCCGGACGAGGTCGAGAACTTCCTCGATCCCACCATTCGCCGCCTGATGCCCGATCCGAACGTGCTGACCGACATGGAGCGCGCGGCGTCGCGTCTCGCCGATGCCGTACAGCACTCGGAACAGATCGCGATTATCGGCGACTATGACGTGGATGGCGCCACCTCGACGGCTTTGCTGGTGCGCACGCTGCGCGCGGCGGGCAGCGATCCGTTCTTCCACATTCCCGACCGCATCTTCGAAGGCTACGGCCCGAACGTGGAGGCGATCCGCAACATCGACGCGCGCGGCGCGAGCCTGCTCGTCACGCTCGATTGCGGCACGACCAGTGCGGAAGCGCTCGGCGAGGCGGGCAAGCTCGGTCTCGATGTCGTGGTGATCGATCATCATCAGGCGGGCGAGACGTTGCCTCTCGCCAGTGCGCTGGTGAATCCGAACCGCGAGGACGATCTCTCCGGCCTTGGGTTTCTCTGTGCGGCTGGGGTGACGTTCATGACCTGCGTCGCGCTGGTGCGCGAACTGCGCAAGCGCGGACACTGGACCGGCACGCGCGTCGAACCCGACCTGCTGCAACTCCTCGATCTCGTAGCACTCGGCACCGTCGCGGATGTGGTGCCGTTGAAAGGGTTGAACCGCGCCTTCGTGACCAAGGGCCTGATCTCGCTCCGCAACCGCGAGAACCACGGGCTGCGCGCGTTGATGGATGCGGCGAAGCTCGAAGGCCCGCCGGAAGCGTGGCATCTCGGCTTTCTGCTCGGTCCCCGCATCAACGCGGGCGGACGCATCGGCGACGCGACGCTCGGGACGAAACTCCTCACCACCAACGATCCTGCGGAAGCGAACGCAATCGCGCTGAAACTCGACGCGCTCAATCGCGAGCGGCAATCGATCGAGAAGGAAACGCTCGACGCTGCGGAAGCCGAAGCGCTCGCAGCGCTCGGCCACGACGAGCAGGGCGCAATCGTGATTGCGAGCGGCGAGGGCTGGCATCCGGGCGTGGTCGGCCTCGTCGCCGCGCGGCTGAAGGAAAAGTTTTCGCGGCCCGCGTTCGCGATTGCGATGCTTGGCCAGCAAGGCACGGGTTCGGGCCGCTCCATTCCCGGCGTGGACATCGGCCGCGTCGTACGTGGCGCGGTTGAGGAAGGCTTGCTCGTGAAGGGCGGTGGTCACGCGATGGCGGCCGGCCTCACGGTTACGCGCGACAAGCTCGGCGACCTGCGCGCCTATCTCGACGCGCAACTGCGCGGTCCTGTCGAGAAGGCGCGCCATGAAGACTGCCTGGAGATCGACGCGGCGATCACCGCACGCGGCGCGAACGGTGAACTCTATTCGATGATCGAGCGCGCCGGGCCGTACGGTTCCGGCAATCCGGAACCAGTGTTTGCGTTGCCCGCGCATACCGTCGCGTTCGCCGATCCGGTTGGGCAGGGGCATGTCCGCGCCCGGCTGCGCTCGAACGATGGCGGCACGATTTCCGCGATTGCGTTTCGCGCGGCGGATCGCCCGCTCGGACAGGCGCTGCTCGCCAGCCGCAATCGTGTGATGCACGTCGCGGGCACGCTCTCCATCAACCGCTGGCAGGGTCGCGAGACGGTGGAGATGCGCATGCTCGATGCCGCGCCATCGGATCCGCTCGCTGCCCGCTAA